A window of Pseudomonas alcaliphila JAB1 genomic DNA:
GCTGGCTCCTACAGGGTAAGGCTTACAGGCCCTGCTTGAGGCTGGCCTCGAGGTAGCCGTCGAGGTCGCCATCGAGGACTTTCTGGCAGTCGCTACGCTCGACGCCGGTACGCAGGTCCTTGATGCGCGAGTCATCGAGCACGTAGGAGCGGATCTGATGACCCCAGCCGATATCGGACTTGCTGTCTTCCAGCGCCTGCGAGGCAGCGTTGCGCTTTTGCATCTCCAGCTCGTACAACTTGGCCCGCAGCATCTTCATGGCGGTGTCCTTGTTGGCGTGCTGGGAGCGTTCGTTCTGACACGCGACCACGGTGTTGGTCGGCACGTGGGTGATACGCACCGCCGAGTCGGTGGTGTTGACGTGCTGACCACCAGCGCCGGAGGAGCGGTAGGTGTCAATGCGCAGGTCGGACGGGTTGATGTCGATCTCGACCTTGTCGTCGATCTCGGGCGATACGAACACTGCCGAGAACGAGGTGTGGCGACGCGCGCCGGAGTCGAACGGGCTCTTGCGCACCAGGCGGTGCACGCCGATCTCGGTGCGCAGCCAGCCGAAGGCATACTCGCCCTTGATGTGCACAGTGGCGCCCTTGATACCGGCGACTTCACCCTCGGACAGTTCGATGATGGTGGCGTCGAAGCCACGCTTGTCGGCCCAGCGCAGGTACATGCGCAGCAGGATGTTGGCCCAGTCCTGGGCCTCGGTGCCGCCGGAACCGGCCTGGATATCCAGGTAGCAGTTGTTCGGGTCCATCTCGCCGCTGAACATGCGGCGAAATTCCAGCTTCTCGAGGATTTCGCGCAGGCGCTCGACTTCGGCGGCGATGTCGTTCACGGCGCCTTCGTCGTTTTCTTCG
This region includes:
- the prfB gene encoding peptide chain release factor 2 (programmed frameshift), translated to MEINPILNSIKDLSERTQSIRGYLDYDHKHDRLVEVNRELEDASVWNKPEYAQALGRERAMLAQIVETIDDLTGSLADSKDLLEMAAEENDEGAVNDIAAEVERLREILEKLEFRRMFSGEMDPNNCYLDIQAGSGGTEAQDWANILLRMYLRWADKRGFDATIIELSEGEVAGIKGATVHIKGEYAFGWLRTEIGVHRLVRKSPFDSGARRHTSFSAVFVSPEIDDKVEIDINPSDLRIDTYRSSGAGGQHVNTTDSAVRITHVPTNTVVACQNERSQHANKDTAMKMLRAKLYELEMQKRNAASQALEDSKSDIGWGHQIRSYVLDDSRIKDLRTGVERSDCQKVLDGDLDGYLEASLKQGL